From a region of the Hemibagrus wyckioides isolate EC202008001 linkage group LG14, SWU_Hwy_1.0, whole genome shotgun sequence genome:
- the map7d1b gene encoding MAP7 domain-containing protein 1b isoform X4 — MENKDLEMSLEEKLTLNDKVLSSSPIDSTQKPEKQNEEHLKADDTTVTDSSLITDPPSKTEPCGKPGSRPSTPANSATPQNKKDGISSEQKQKLAKQRREERSKYLAMKKAQWLEKEEKARRLRESQLEERRRRLEEQRLRAEKRRALLEEKQRQKLEKNKERYESAIKRSTKKTWAEIRQQRWSWAGGLNQTSRRETRSLRLSPWESRIVERLMTPTLSFLARSRSAATLLNSSDPNQCSRSPSVSPLAACSHQHSTDRWSSSTPDITQRQRRRNSTPAKKEKKDKERENEKEKNAITKEKVQKKRQSESIPRPKPELSTNVKPKSRVSSPAPPRSRPLSPSPAISPKPLSTSTSGRTPPGTKTRPRRAQTPARVQPPAVNAITVTETKKEQSPAQSGPAKDAKIPAITVSMSPATLAPAPQPITAAPQTPETTPTTPPDSTPPITKPTAGTTDPEEATRVLAEKRRQAREQREREEQERLEQEQRNRALQEERAQREEEERRRREEEQRLMAERQRLQEEKEAEERARAEQEENTRLQKQREEAESKAREEAERQRLEREKHFQKEEQERLERKKRLEEIMKRTRKSDAGDKKEAKAPAQINGKDTNSVTALNPSVSHNNSTPGLNQSQGELKTSPVSWNSGAPLVNGVQDTRHHNGLTSDRESADFEEIIQLTNHSSSNSNGQGQSQSSITTDPIMAFEGGEPFIIKTGPMKPQHVAEVL, encoded by the exons tTCTCAGTAGCTCTCCCATTGACTCGACCCAGAAGCCGGAGAAACAGAACGAGGAGCACCTCAAAGCCGACGACACCACCGTCACCGATTCCTCTCTGATCACTGACCCCCCCTCCAAAACAGAACCATGCGGGAAACCGGGCAGCAGACCCAGCACACCTGCAAACAGCGCCACCCCTCAGAACAAAAAAG ATGGCATTAGCTCGGAGCAGAAACAGAAGCTGGCTAaacagaggagagaggagagatccAAGTACCTGG CGATGAAGAAAGCTCAGTGgctggagaaggaggagaaggctCGGCGTCTGAGGGAGAGTCAgctggaggagaggaggaggaggctggAGGAGCAGAGACTCCGGGCGGAGAAACGCAGAGCACTCCTGgaggagaaacagagacagaaactggAGAAGAACAAG gagagaTATGAGTCAGCTATCAAACGTTCGACTAAGAAGACGTGGGCTGAGATCAGACAGCAGCGATGGTCCTGGGCTGGAGGACTGAACCAGACGTCTcgcagagaga CTCGTAGCCTGCGCCTGAGCCCATGGGAGAGTCGCATCGTGGAGAGACTCATGACCCCCACACTGTCCTTCCTGGCCAGAAGCCGCAGCGCAGCCACACTCCTGAACAGCAGCGACCCAA atCAGTGTTCCCGGTCACCGTCTGTGTCTCCGTTAGCCGCCTGCTCCCACCAGCACAGCACAGACCGCTGGAGTTCAAGCACACCAGACATCACACAGCGCCAACGCAGACGCAACTCTAcaccg GctaagaaggagaagaaggacaaggagagagagaatgaaaaagagaagaaCGCCATCACTAAAGAGAAAGTGCAGAAGAAGAGACAGTCCGAGTCGATCCCACGACCCAAACCCGAGCTCAG CACCAATGTTAAACCGAAGAGCCGAGTCTCCTCCCCCGCACCCCCCAGGAGTCGCCCCCTGTCCCCAAGTCCTGCCATATCCCCCAAACCCCTATCCACATCCACCTCAGGACGAACTCCACCGGGGACTAAAACCCGACCCCGACGTGCACAGACCCCGGCCCGAGTGCAGCCGCCCGCCGTGAACGCCATCACCGTTACCGAGACGAAGAAAGAACAGTCACCGGCTCAGAGCGGACCTGCTAAAGACGCCAAGA TTCCTGCCATCACAGTCTCCATGTCACCGGCGACACTGGCTCCTGCCCCCCAGCCAATCACAGCAGCTCCTCAGACCCCGGAGACCACACCCACTACTCCACCTGACTCCACCCCTCCCATTACCAAGCCAACAGCAGGTACTACAGACCCGGAGGAGGCGACCCGAGTGCTGGCGGAGAAACGACGGCAAGCtcgagagcagagagagagagaagagcaggaGAGACTAGAGCAGGAGCAGAGGAACAG AGCTCTACAGGAGGAGCGTGCCCAgcgtgaggaggaggagaggaggcgCAGGGAGGAAGAGCAGAGGTTAATGGCAGAGCGACAGAGACtgcaggaggagaaggaggcgGAGGAGAGAGCTCGAGCCGAGCAGGAGGAGAACACGCGTCTCCAGAAACAG AGAGAGGAGGCGGAGTCGAAGGCTCGAGAGGAGGCGGAGCGTCAGCGTCTGGAGAGGGAGAAGCACTTTCAGAAGGAGGAGCAGGAGCGTCTGGAGAGGAAGAAG cgtCTGGAGGAGATCATGAAGAGAACCCGTAAGAGCGACGCAGGAGACAAG AAAGAGGCCAAAGCTCCAGCGCAGATCAACGGCAAAGACACGA attCTGTCACCGCTCTGAATCCATCAGTCAGTCACAACAACAGCACTCCAGGTTTAAACCAGTCCCAGGGAGAGCTGAAAACGAG CCCGGTGTCCTGGAACTCTGGAGCTCCTCTAGTCAACGGTGTCCAGGACACCAGACACCACAATGGCCTGACCTCCGACAGAGAGTCAGCTGACTTCGAGGAGATCATCCAGCTGACAAatcacagcagcagcaacagcaacgGGCAGGGTCAATCACAGAGCAGCATCACTACCGACCCCATCATGGCCTTCGAGGGAGGAGAGCCCTTTATTATAAAGACGGGGCCAATGAAGCCTCAGCATGTGGCAG AAGTGCTGTGA
- the map7d1b gene encoding MAP7 domain-containing protein 1b isoform X1 produces MENKDLEMSLEEKLTLNDKVLSSSPIDSTQKPEKQNEEHLKADDTTVTDSSLITDPPSKTEPCGKPGSRPSTPANSATPQNKKDGISSEQKQKLAKQRREERSKYLEQRTQEQAMKKAQWLEKEEKARRLRESQLEERRRRLEEQRLRAEKRRALLEEKQRQKLEKNKERYESAIKRSTKKTWAEIRQQRWSWAGGLNQTSRRESRCSSSTVNLPRQTEPVISNRLSKSSATLWNSPKRTRSLRLSPWESRIVERLMTPTLSFLARSRSAATLLNSSDPNQCSRSPSVSPLAACSHQHSTDRWSSSTPDITQRQRRRNSTPAKKEKKDKERENEKEKNAITKEKVQKKRQSESIPRPKPELSTNVKPKSRVSSPAPPRSRPLSPSPAISPKPLSTSTSGRTPPGTKTRPRRAQTPARVQPPAVNAITVTETKKEQSPAQSGPAKDAKIPAITVSMSPATLAPAPQPITAAPQTPETTPTTPPDSTPPITKPTAGTTDPEEATRVLAEKRRQAREQREREEQERLEQEQRNRALQEERAQREEEERRRREEEQRLMAERQRLQEEKEAEERARAEQEENTRLQKQREEAESKAREEAERQRLEREKHFQKEEQERLERKKRLEEIMKRTRKSDAGDKKEAKAPAQINGKDTNSVTALNPSVSHNNSTPGLNQSQGELKTSPVSWNSGAPLVNGVQDTRHHNGLTSDRESADFEEIIQLTNHSSSNSNGQGQSQSSITTDPIMAFEGGEPFIIKTGPMKPQHVAEVL; encoded by the exons tTCTCAGTAGCTCTCCCATTGACTCGACCCAGAAGCCGGAGAAACAGAACGAGGAGCACCTCAAAGCCGACGACACCACCGTCACCGATTCCTCTCTGATCACTGACCCCCCCTCCAAAACAGAACCATGCGGGAAACCGGGCAGCAGACCCAGCACACCTGCAAACAGCGCCACCCCTCAGAACAAAAAAG ATGGCATTAGCTCGGAGCAGAAACAGAAGCTGGCTAaacagaggagagaggagagatccAAGTACCTGG AACAGAGAACCCAGGAGCAAG CGATGAAGAAAGCTCAGTGgctggagaaggaggagaaggctCGGCGTCTGAGGGAGAGTCAgctggaggagaggaggaggaggctggAGGAGCAGAGACTCCGGGCGGAGAAACGCAGAGCACTCCTGgaggagaaacagagacagaaactggAGAAGAACAAG gagagaTATGAGTCAGCTATCAAACGTTCGACTAAGAAGACGTGGGCTGAGATCAGACAGCAGCGATGGTCCTGGGCTGGAGGACTGAACCAGACGTCTcgcagagaga GCAGATGTTCGTCTTCCACCGTAAACCTGCCACGGCAGACAGAGCCTGTCATTAGCAACAGGCTGTCCAAGTCATCTGCGACGCTGTGGAACTCGCCCAAACGAA CTCGTAGCCTGCGCCTGAGCCCATGGGAGAGTCGCATCGTGGAGAGACTCATGACCCCCACACTGTCCTTCCTGGCCAGAAGCCGCAGCGCAGCCACACTCCTGAACAGCAGCGACCCAA atCAGTGTTCCCGGTCACCGTCTGTGTCTCCGTTAGCCGCCTGCTCCCACCAGCACAGCACAGACCGCTGGAGTTCAAGCACACCAGACATCACACAGCGCCAACGCAGACGCAACTCTAcaccg GctaagaaggagaagaaggacaaggagagagagaatgaaaaagagaagaaCGCCATCACTAAAGAGAAAGTGCAGAAGAAGAGACAGTCCGAGTCGATCCCACGACCCAAACCCGAGCTCAG CACCAATGTTAAACCGAAGAGCCGAGTCTCCTCCCCCGCACCCCCCAGGAGTCGCCCCCTGTCCCCAAGTCCTGCCATATCCCCCAAACCCCTATCCACATCCACCTCAGGACGAACTCCACCGGGGACTAAAACCCGACCCCGACGTGCACAGACCCCGGCCCGAGTGCAGCCGCCCGCCGTGAACGCCATCACCGTTACCGAGACGAAGAAAGAACAGTCACCGGCTCAGAGCGGACCTGCTAAAGACGCCAAGA TTCCTGCCATCACAGTCTCCATGTCACCGGCGACACTGGCTCCTGCCCCCCAGCCAATCACAGCAGCTCCTCAGACCCCGGAGACCACACCCACTACTCCACCTGACTCCACCCCTCCCATTACCAAGCCAACAGCAGGTACTACAGACCCGGAGGAGGCGACCCGAGTGCTGGCGGAGAAACGACGGCAAGCtcgagagcagagagagagagaagagcaggaGAGACTAGAGCAGGAGCAGAGGAACAG AGCTCTACAGGAGGAGCGTGCCCAgcgtgaggaggaggagaggaggcgCAGGGAGGAAGAGCAGAGGTTAATGGCAGAGCGACAGAGACtgcaggaggagaaggaggcgGAGGAGAGAGCTCGAGCCGAGCAGGAGGAGAACACGCGTCTCCAGAAACAG AGAGAGGAGGCGGAGTCGAAGGCTCGAGAGGAGGCGGAGCGTCAGCGTCTGGAGAGGGAGAAGCACTTTCAGAAGGAGGAGCAGGAGCGTCTGGAGAGGAAGAAG cgtCTGGAGGAGATCATGAAGAGAACCCGTAAGAGCGACGCAGGAGACAAG AAAGAGGCCAAAGCTCCAGCGCAGATCAACGGCAAAGACACGA attCTGTCACCGCTCTGAATCCATCAGTCAGTCACAACAACAGCACTCCAGGTTTAAACCAGTCCCAGGGAGAGCTGAAAACGAG CCCGGTGTCCTGGAACTCTGGAGCTCCTCTAGTCAACGGTGTCCAGGACACCAGACACCACAATGGCCTGACCTCCGACAGAGAGTCAGCTGACTTCGAGGAGATCATCCAGCTGACAAatcacagcagcagcaacagcaacgGGCAGGGTCAATCACAGAGCAGCATCACTACCGACCCCATCATGGCCTTCGAGGGAGGAGAGCCCTTTATTATAAAGACGGGGCCAATGAAGCCTCAGCATGTGGCAG AAGTGCTGTGA
- the map7d1b gene encoding MAP7 domain-containing protein 1b isoform X2 — translation MENKDLEMSLEEKLTLNDKVLSSSPIDSTQKPEKQNEEHLKADDTTVTDSSLITDPPSKTEPCGKPGSRPSTPANSATPQNKKDGISSEQKQKLAKQRREERSKYLAMKKAQWLEKEEKARRLRESQLEERRRRLEEQRLRAEKRRALLEEKQRQKLEKNKERYESAIKRSTKKTWAEIRQQRWSWAGGLNQTSRRESRCSSSTVNLPRQTEPVISNRLSKSSATLWNSPKRTRSLRLSPWESRIVERLMTPTLSFLARSRSAATLLNSSDPNQCSRSPSVSPLAACSHQHSTDRWSSSTPDITQRQRRRNSTPAKKEKKDKERENEKEKNAITKEKVQKKRQSESIPRPKPELSTNVKPKSRVSSPAPPRSRPLSPSPAISPKPLSTSTSGRTPPGTKTRPRRAQTPARVQPPAVNAITVTETKKEQSPAQSGPAKDAKIPAITVSMSPATLAPAPQPITAAPQTPETTPTTPPDSTPPITKPTAGTTDPEEATRVLAEKRRQAREQREREEQERLEQEQRNRALQEERAQREEEERRRREEEQRLMAERQRLQEEKEAEERARAEQEENTRLQKQREEAESKAREEAERQRLEREKHFQKEEQERLERKKRLEEIMKRTRKSDAGDKKEAKAPAQINGKDTNSVTALNPSVSHNNSTPGLNQSQGELKTSPVSWNSGAPLVNGVQDTRHHNGLTSDRESADFEEIIQLTNHSSSNSNGQGQSQSSITTDPIMAFEGGEPFIIKTGPMKPQHVAEVL, via the exons tTCTCAGTAGCTCTCCCATTGACTCGACCCAGAAGCCGGAGAAACAGAACGAGGAGCACCTCAAAGCCGACGACACCACCGTCACCGATTCCTCTCTGATCACTGACCCCCCCTCCAAAACAGAACCATGCGGGAAACCGGGCAGCAGACCCAGCACACCTGCAAACAGCGCCACCCCTCAGAACAAAAAAG ATGGCATTAGCTCGGAGCAGAAACAGAAGCTGGCTAaacagaggagagaggagagatccAAGTACCTGG CGATGAAGAAAGCTCAGTGgctggagaaggaggagaaggctCGGCGTCTGAGGGAGAGTCAgctggaggagaggaggaggaggctggAGGAGCAGAGACTCCGGGCGGAGAAACGCAGAGCACTCCTGgaggagaaacagagacagaaactggAGAAGAACAAG gagagaTATGAGTCAGCTATCAAACGTTCGACTAAGAAGACGTGGGCTGAGATCAGACAGCAGCGATGGTCCTGGGCTGGAGGACTGAACCAGACGTCTcgcagagaga GCAGATGTTCGTCTTCCACCGTAAACCTGCCACGGCAGACAGAGCCTGTCATTAGCAACAGGCTGTCCAAGTCATCTGCGACGCTGTGGAACTCGCCCAAACGAA CTCGTAGCCTGCGCCTGAGCCCATGGGAGAGTCGCATCGTGGAGAGACTCATGACCCCCACACTGTCCTTCCTGGCCAGAAGCCGCAGCGCAGCCACACTCCTGAACAGCAGCGACCCAA atCAGTGTTCCCGGTCACCGTCTGTGTCTCCGTTAGCCGCCTGCTCCCACCAGCACAGCACAGACCGCTGGAGTTCAAGCACACCAGACATCACACAGCGCCAACGCAGACGCAACTCTAcaccg GctaagaaggagaagaaggacaaggagagagagaatgaaaaagagaagaaCGCCATCACTAAAGAGAAAGTGCAGAAGAAGAGACAGTCCGAGTCGATCCCACGACCCAAACCCGAGCTCAG CACCAATGTTAAACCGAAGAGCCGAGTCTCCTCCCCCGCACCCCCCAGGAGTCGCCCCCTGTCCCCAAGTCCTGCCATATCCCCCAAACCCCTATCCACATCCACCTCAGGACGAACTCCACCGGGGACTAAAACCCGACCCCGACGTGCACAGACCCCGGCCCGAGTGCAGCCGCCCGCCGTGAACGCCATCACCGTTACCGAGACGAAGAAAGAACAGTCACCGGCTCAGAGCGGACCTGCTAAAGACGCCAAGA TTCCTGCCATCACAGTCTCCATGTCACCGGCGACACTGGCTCCTGCCCCCCAGCCAATCACAGCAGCTCCTCAGACCCCGGAGACCACACCCACTACTCCACCTGACTCCACCCCTCCCATTACCAAGCCAACAGCAGGTACTACAGACCCGGAGGAGGCGACCCGAGTGCTGGCGGAGAAACGACGGCAAGCtcgagagcagagagagagagaagagcaggaGAGACTAGAGCAGGAGCAGAGGAACAG AGCTCTACAGGAGGAGCGTGCCCAgcgtgaggaggaggagaggaggcgCAGGGAGGAAGAGCAGAGGTTAATGGCAGAGCGACAGAGACtgcaggaggagaaggaggcgGAGGAGAGAGCTCGAGCCGAGCAGGAGGAGAACACGCGTCTCCAGAAACAG AGAGAGGAGGCGGAGTCGAAGGCTCGAGAGGAGGCGGAGCGTCAGCGTCTGGAGAGGGAGAAGCACTTTCAGAAGGAGGAGCAGGAGCGTCTGGAGAGGAAGAAG cgtCTGGAGGAGATCATGAAGAGAACCCGTAAGAGCGACGCAGGAGACAAG AAAGAGGCCAAAGCTCCAGCGCAGATCAACGGCAAAGACACGA attCTGTCACCGCTCTGAATCCATCAGTCAGTCACAACAACAGCACTCCAGGTTTAAACCAGTCCCAGGGAGAGCTGAAAACGAG CCCGGTGTCCTGGAACTCTGGAGCTCCTCTAGTCAACGGTGTCCAGGACACCAGACACCACAATGGCCTGACCTCCGACAGAGAGTCAGCTGACTTCGAGGAGATCATCCAGCTGACAAatcacagcagcagcaacagcaacgGGCAGGGTCAATCACAGAGCAGCATCACTACCGACCCCATCATGGCCTTCGAGGGAGGAGAGCCCTTTATTATAAAGACGGGGCCAATGAAGCCTCAGCATGTGGCAG AAGTGCTGTGA
- the map7d1b gene encoding MAP7 domain-containing protein 1b isoform X3, whose protein sequence is MENKDLEMSLEEKLTLNDKVLSSSPIDSTQKPEKQNEEHLKADDTTVTDSSLITDPPSKTEPCGKPGSRPSTPANSATPQNKKDGISSEQKQKLAKQRREERSKYLEQRTQEQAMKKAQWLEKEEKARRLRESQLEERRRRLEEQRLRAEKRRALLEEKQRQKLEKNKERYESAIKRSTKKTWAEIRQQRWSWAGGLNQTSRRETRSLRLSPWESRIVERLMTPTLSFLARSRSAATLLNSSDPNQCSRSPSVSPLAACSHQHSTDRWSSSTPDITQRQRRRNSTPAKKEKKDKERENEKEKNAITKEKVQKKRQSESIPRPKPELSTNVKPKSRVSSPAPPRSRPLSPSPAISPKPLSTSTSGRTPPGTKTRPRRAQTPARVQPPAVNAITVTETKKEQSPAQSGPAKDAKIPAITVSMSPATLAPAPQPITAAPQTPETTPTTPPDSTPPITKPTAGTTDPEEATRVLAEKRRQAREQREREEQERLEQEQRNRALQEERAQREEEERRRREEEQRLMAERQRLQEEKEAEERARAEQEENTRLQKQREEAESKAREEAERQRLEREKHFQKEEQERLERKKRLEEIMKRTRKSDAGDKKEAKAPAQINGKDTNSVTALNPSVSHNNSTPGLNQSQGELKTSPVSWNSGAPLVNGVQDTRHHNGLTSDRESADFEEIIQLTNHSSSNSNGQGQSQSSITTDPIMAFEGGEPFIIKTGPMKPQHVAEVL, encoded by the exons tTCTCAGTAGCTCTCCCATTGACTCGACCCAGAAGCCGGAGAAACAGAACGAGGAGCACCTCAAAGCCGACGACACCACCGTCACCGATTCCTCTCTGATCACTGACCCCCCCTCCAAAACAGAACCATGCGGGAAACCGGGCAGCAGACCCAGCACACCTGCAAACAGCGCCACCCCTCAGAACAAAAAAG ATGGCATTAGCTCGGAGCAGAAACAGAAGCTGGCTAaacagaggagagaggagagatccAAGTACCTGG AACAGAGAACCCAGGAGCAAG CGATGAAGAAAGCTCAGTGgctggagaaggaggagaaggctCGGCGTCTGAGGGAGAGTCAgctggaggagaggaggaggaggctggAGGAGCAGAGACTCCGGGCGGAGAAACGCAGAGCACTCCTGgaggagaaacagagacagaaactggAGAAGAACAAG gagagaTATGAGTCAGCTATCAAACGTTCGACTAAGAAGACGTGGGCTGAGATCAGACAGCAGCGATGGTCCTGGGCTGGAGGACTGAACCAGACGTCTcgcagagaga CTCGTAGCCTGCGCCTGAGCCCATGGGAGAGTCGCATCGTGGAGAGACTCATGACCCCCACACTGTCCTTCCTGGCCAGAAGCCGCAGCGCAGCCACACTCCTGAACAGCAGCGACCCAA atCAGTGTTCCCGGTCACCGTCTGTGTCTCCGTTAGCCGCCTGCTCCCACCAGCACAGCACAGACCGCTGGAGTTCAAGCACACCAGACATCACACAGCGCCAACGCAGACGCAACTCTAcaccg GctaagaaggagaagaaggacaaggagagagagaatgaaaaagagaagaaCGCCATCACTAAAGAGAAAGTGCAGAAGAAGAGACAGTCCGAGTCGATCCCACGACCCAAACCCGAGCTCAG CACCAATGTTAAACCGAAGAGCCGAGTCTCCTCCCCCGCACCCCCCAGGAGTCGCCCCCTGTCCCCAAGTCCTGCCATATCCCCCAAACCCCTATCCACATCCACCTCAGGACGAACTCCACCGGGGACTAAAACCCGACCCCGACGTGCACAGACCCCGGCCCGAGTGCAGCCGCCCGCCGTGAACGCCATCACCGTTACCGAGACGAAGAAAGAACAGTCACCGGCTCAGAGCGGACCTGCTAAAGACGCCAAGA TTCCTGCCATCACAGTCTCCATGTCACCGGCGACACTGGCTCCTGCCCCCCAGCCAATCACAGCAGCTCCTCAGACCCCGGAGACCACACCCACTACTCCACCTGACTCCACCCCTCCCATTACCAAGCCAACAGCAGGTACTACAGACCCGGAGGAGGCGACCCGAGTGCTGGCGGAGAAACGACGGCAAGCtcgagagcagagagagagagaagagcaggaGAGACTAGAGCAGGAGCAGAGGAACAG AGCTCTACAGGAGGAGCGTGCCCAgcgtgaggaggaggagaggaggcgCAGGGAGGAAGAGCAGAGGTTAATGGCAGAGCGACAGAGACtgcaggaggagaaggaggcgGAGGAGAGAGCTCGAGCCGAGCAGGAGGAGAACACGCGTCTCCAGAAACAG AGAGAGGAGGCGGAGTCGAAGGCTCGAGAGGAGGCGGAGCGTCAGCGTCTGGAGAGGGAGAAGCACTTTCAGAAGGAGGAGCAGGAGCGTCTGGAGAGGAAGAAG cgtCTGGAGGAGATCATGAAGAGAACCCGTAAGAGCGACGCAGGAGACAAG AAAGAGGCCAAAGCTCCAGCGCAGATCAACGGCAAAGACACGA attCTGTCACCGCTCTGAATCCATCAGTCAGTCACAACAACAGCACTCCAGGTTTAAACCAGTCCCAGGGAGAGCTGAAAACGAG CCCGGTGTCCTGGAACTCTGGAGCTCCTCTAGTCAACGGTGTCCAGGACACCAGACACCACAATGGCCTGACCTCCGACAGAGAGTCAGCTGACTTCGAGGAGATCATCCAGCTGACAAatcacagcagcagcaacagcaacgGGCAGGGTCAATCACAGAGCAGCATCACTACCGACCCCATCATGGCCTTCGAGGGAGGAGAGCCCTTTATTATAAAGACGGGGCCAATGAAGCCTCAGCATGTGGCAG AAGTGCTGTGA